A section of the Paenibacillus odorifer genome encodes:
- a CDS encoding CidA/LrgA family holin-like protein, with the protein MKIIRIIIQVFLLYLFYLAGDYLQKQLHLPVSGSIVGLLLLFVLLLFRVVPVKWIEEGATTILAYLPLFFIPATAGIVNHMDIFSGRGLLLILILIVSSVLTIAAAAHSSQWLTSVNNKLKAGWSGKRLSEKGKEI; encoded by the coding sequence ATGAAAATCATTCGCATTATTATCCAAGTGTTCCTGCTATATTTGTTCTACTTGGCTGGGGACTATCTGCAAAAGCAACTGCATCTCCCCGTGTCCGGGAGTATCGTAGGATTACTGTTACTTTTTGTTCTATTGCTATTCAGGGTCGTGCCTGTGAAGTGGATTGAAGAGGGTGCAACAACGATATTAGCTTATCTTCCGTTATTTTTTATTCCAGCGACAGCTGGGATCGTGAATCATATGGATATCTTTAGTGGTAGAGGTTTACTATTAATCCTAATCCTTATCGTTAGCAGTGTTCTCACGATTGCCGCAGCTGCACATTCTAGCCAATGGCTTACTAGTGTAAACAACAAGCTGAAAGCGGGTTGGAGCGGCAAGAGACTAAGCGAAAAGGGGAAGGAAATATAA
- a CDS encoding LrgB family protein, with translation MFFIATGIVLLNVAIYLMMSVVYRRFRIPVLIPALTATVIVVTLLLYFHIPYDTYMIGGQWINQLLGPAVVSLAYPLYKQRNVLIENLPAILGGAIVGLLIGMFSGLLLAAGLGFSKLYVLSLLPKSITTPVAIQISNSLGGDSSLTSVFVMIAGFTGAIGGPFIIKLFRIRSEVGIGIGLGTASHALGTAKALEYGEQSVSMSSVAMTVCAIVGSCIGPLVAWMMYP, from the coding sequence ATGTTTTTTATCGCAACAGGTATTGTACTGCTTAACGTAGCTATTTATTTGATGATGTCAGTAGTATATAGACGATTTCGTATTCCTGTACTTATTCCCGCGCTTACAGCAACAGTGATTGTTGTAACTTTACTGCTATATTTTCATATTCCGTATGATACATATATGATAGGCGGCCAATGGATTAATCAGCTGCTCGGTCCTGCTGTAGTCTCGTTAGCCTACCCATTATATAAACAACGTAATGTGTTGATTGAGAATCTCCCGGCGATTCTGGGCGGAGCGATTGTGGGACTGCTTATAGGGATGTTTAGTGGACTGCTTTTGGCGGCAGGTCTAGGATTCTCTAAATTATATGTTTTATCTTTATTACCTAAATCGATCACTACACCTGTAGCGATACAGATCTCGAACAGCTTAGGTGGGGACTCTTCTTTAACTTCCGTATTTGTTATGATTGCTGGATTTACTGGTGCGATTGGCGGACCTTTTATCATCAAGCTGTTTAGAATTCGTAGTGAGGTTGGAATCGGAATTGGTCTCGGAACTGCTTCTCATGCTCTAGGAACAGCAAAGGCCTTGGAATATGGTGAACAATCCGTTTCGATGAGCTCGGTTGCGATGACTGTATGCGCGATAGTTGGTTCTTGTATCGGCCCACTTGTAGCGTGGATGATGTACCCTTAA
- a CDS encoding putative ABC transporter permease — protein sequence MIIPIFSLSEDIAVTVVGQYFFYFMVYSFLGWVLEGTYNLYSNGSFRKEGFLKGPFKPMYGFAPLLLLIARDLTLPLPLFLFLALIIPSAVEFISGWLLKTVFHKQWWDYSGMSYQLQGHICLRFSLYWWGLSVASVYVIQPLMELLYSGVQPIWKFVLPIVGFYFMADLLWTCWSRYRMEKTPQYQK from the coding sequence ATGATTATTCCTATATTTTCGTTAAGTGAAGATATAGCAGTTACTGTGGTGGGCCAATACTTTTTTTATTTTATGGTCTATTCCTTTTTAGGCTGGGTATTGGAAGGGACCTATAATCTATACAGTAATGGAAGCTTTCGCAAAGAAGGATTTCTAAAAGGTCCATTTAAGCCGATGTATGGCTTTGCTCCACTATTGCTATTGATTGCTAGAGATTTGACGCTGCCACTTCCGCTTTTCCTATTTCTTGCGCTAATCATTCCTTCTGCTGTTGAATTTATAAGCGGTTGGCTGTTAAAAACGGTATTCCATAAGCAATGGTGGGATTACTCAGGAATGTCTTATCAACTGCAAGGGCATATTTGCCTGCGTTTTTCTCTATATTGGTGGGGGCTTTCAGTAGCTAGTGTGTATGTAATTCAGCCGCTTATGGAGCTTTTATATTCGGGTGTTCAGCCTATTTGGAAATTCGTGCTTCCGATCGTGGGGTTCTACTTTATGGCGGATTTATTATGGACCTGCTGGAGCCGATATCGGATGGAGAAAACCCCTCAATATCAGAAATAA
- a CDS encoding DUF523 domain-containing protein, protein MTGKILVSACLLGHKVRYDNGDVPCLDARFLKWYEEGRFVHICPEVVGGLPTPRPDAQRQGDRVVTGAGTDVTEPFMKGAQATLKLAREHQVALAILKQDSPSCGSLYIYDGTFKDTKAPGEGTTTELLRKNGFKVFGEDQLDEVEQELARMDGQVIL, encoded by the coding sequence ATGACAGGGAAGATTCTAGTGAGCGCATGTTTGTTAGGGCATAAAGTACGTTATGATAATGGCGATGTTCCGTGTCTCGATGCCCGATTCCTAAAGTGGTATGAGGAAGGGCGTTTTGTCCATATTTGTCCAGAGGTAGTGGGCGGTTTGCCAACCCCTCGTCCTGACGCACAGCGGCAAGGAGATCGGGTAGTGACGGGGGCAGGCACGGATGTTACCGAGCCATTTATGAAGGGGGCTCAAGCCACACTAAAGCTGGCTAGGGAGCATCAGGTTGCATTAGCTATTTTAAAACAAGACAGTCCTTCATGCGGAAGCCTGTATATTTATGATGGAACCTTTAAAGATACGAAAGCACCGGGAGAGGGCACCACTACGGAGCTGTTGAGGAAAAATGGGTTTAAAGTATTTGGCGAAGATCAGCTGGACGAAGTCGAGCAGGAACTCGCACGTATGGACGGGCAGGTTATTCTTTAA
- a CDS encoding DUF4362 domain-containing protein: MKFRTWIIIVQLFMIAVLVGVLAADLGKPGSDESKHDDILIHFDQKDLNRIKETVQRFSEGKGDNLMLIEPTTDSGRLIHDFYSNGKELHWVKDDTRDAWSNSPGKIEYVCKAIELIETGERFNVELSQCNVQPDGEKINVISFLKERL, from the coding sequence ATGAAATTTAGAACATGGATAATCATTGTTCAGTTGTTTATGATTGCTGTGCTTGTAGGCGTTTTGGCGGCCGATCTAGGTAAGCCAGGCTCAGATGAGTCTAAACATGATGATATTTTAATACATTTTGATCAAAAAGATTTAAACAGGATAAAAGAAACGGTTCAAAGGTTTAGTGAAGGTAAAGGGGATAACCTGATGTTGATTGAGCCAACCACGGATAGTGGACGGTTAATTCATGATTTCTATTCTAATGGTAAAGAGCTTCATTGGGTAAAGGATGATACAAGAGATGCATGGAGTAATAGTCCTGGGAAGATCGAATATGTATGCAAGGCGATTGAACTAATAGAGACAGGTGAGCGGTTTAATGTCGAGTTATCCCAATGTAATGTTCAGCCAGACGGTGAGAAAATAAATGTGATCAGCTTTTTAAAAGAAAGATTATAA
- a CDS encoding NUDIX domain-containing protein: MPMSEYYQGIRGKVGSELLMMPSVAAVIRNKEDEILFIRKPGESLWGLPAGAIEPGERPGRTLRREVYEETGLMVHPMSILGVFGGAKYRYEYSNGDQVEYTVIVFECSIIRGTLRAIDGEIEEFKFFKENELPEIAILYPREIFIKDREKTATIFE, encoded by the coding sequence ATGCCGATGTCTGAGTACTATCAAGGAATTCGAGGGAAAGTGGGCTCAGAATTATTAATGATGCCTTCCGTAGCTGCAGTAATAAGAAATAAAGAGGATGAGATTCTATTCATCCGCAAGCCAGGAGAATCTTTGTGGGGATTGCCTGCGGGAGCGATTGAGCCAGGGGAGCGTCCTGGAAGAACCTTACGCAGAGAGGTATATGAAGAGACAGGGTTGATGGTTCATCCTATGTCTATTTTAGGTGTTTTTGGTGGAGCGAAATATAGATACGAATATAGTAATGGCGATCAGGTAGAATATACGGTTATTGTATTTGAGTGCTCTATCATCAGAGGAACGCTTAGAGCTATAGATGGGGAGATCGAAGAATTTAAATTTTTCAAAGAGAACGAGCTGCCAGAGATTGCAATTCTATATCCTAGAGAGATTTTTATAAAAGACCGAGAGAAGACTGCAACGATATTTGAGTGA
- a CDS encoding histidine phosphatase family protein yields the protein MKTYIYMVRHAVSPFVLGNERERGLSEKGHADAYRIKELLAEEKITHFVSSPYRRAVETIKYLAEASNQEIELYEELRERAIGSVEIEINEDDFLQGIRTSFSDKHYKMPDGESTQEAQERAIPAIKQLIKQHKGGKIALGTHGNIMTIILNYFDKKYGYEFFEQTSKPDIYKLEFEELELTHVERLWDSEVLNR from the coding sequence ATGAAGACCTACATTTATATGGTTAGACATGCAGTGTCACCTTTTGTATTAGGGAATGAGCGGGAACGGGGATTATCCGAAAAAGGGCACGCAGACGCTTATAGAATCAAAGAGCTTTTGGCGGAGGAGAAAATTACACATTTTGTCTCCAGTCCATATAGACGAGCCGTAGAGACGATCAAGTATTTGGCAGAAGCTTCGAACCAAGAGATTGAACTGTATGAAGAACTCAGAGAACGAGCAATCGGAAGTGTCGAGATTGAAATTAATGAAGATGACTTTCTGCAGGGCATTCGGACATCATTTAGCGACAAGCATTATAAAATGCCGGATGGAGAGAGTACTCAGGAAGCACAAGAGCGTGCAATTCCTGCTATCAAGCAATTAATTAAACAGCATAAAGGCGGCAAAATCGCTTTAGGTACGCACGGGAATATCATGACCATTATCCTGAATTACTTCGATAAGAAGTATGGATATGAGTTCTTTGAACAGACGTCCAAACCGGATATTTATAAGCTGGAATTTGAAGAATTGGAGCTTACCCATGTGGAGCGGCTGTGGGACTCCGAAGTGCTGAACAGATGA
- a CDS encoding DUF2809 domain-containing protein, which produces MKERLFYTCICLVVIVLGLSSRVFTNQLPLFVSRHFGDALWGSMVYFMFRVLLVNQKLRLAFVWSLVFSFGIEFSQLYQAEWINSIRSTVLGGLILGKGFLWIDLVRYLVGITLCYGLDQYFHQKVHRNDK; this is translated from the coding sequence TTGAAAGAAAGACTTTTTTATACTTGTATCTGCCTCGTTGTTATTGTATTGGGGTTAAGCTCTAGAGTATTCACGAATCAGCTGCCTTTGTTTGTATCTAGACATTTCGGAGATGCGCTTTGGGGCAGTATGGTTTATTTTATGTTTCGGGTCCTACTGGTAAATCAAAAGCTAAGGCTCGCCTTTGTATGGAGTTTGGTGTTTAGCTTCGGCATAGAATTTAGCCAGCTGTATCAAGCGGAGTGGATCAACAGCATCCGATCTACAGTATTGGGTGGTCTAATTCTCGGAAAAGGATTCCTATGGATCGACCTCGTTAGATATTTGGTTGGCATTACCCTTTGTTATGGATTGGATCAATACTTTCACCAAAAGGTGCACCGAAATGATAAATAG